CTCATTAGAGCTGCCAGGTTAGCAAAAGGTGTGAGCCGCGGCCCCTTCACAAGGATAGACCAACACCGAGATGGGCCCTAACAAACATCAAGCGGCACACCCCTTTTTGCAGGAACCTCAAAGCTTTAAATACAGAGGATGATCTGAAGACATCAGAGTTCATTTGGAAAGATTAATCATCCATCACATGGGACTAAATTAGAAGGCCTCACAACCTACTCCAGAAATATGTAGGTTGAAGATGCAGTTTATTTGAATATTGTACAAGTTGGAAACACCTCCACATGTTCATCTAAGCTCAGGAGTCTCTCAAGAGGGAGAAAGGTGCAACACTCATGGGAGGGATCTTGACGTCTATCACATTGGCGCAGTGAGGGATCCAGACGCGCAGAGCGCGCTGCGCCTCTCCACAAGTGACAGTGCCAACACAACATCAAGAGCACACTGGACCCACTGCAGCATTACCATCAAAACTATGATTTAGACACCGACCTGCGTTGTACATATGATGGAACTCCATAACCTTTTGGACTACATGTGGATCGTTTTTTTCCTAATCGGATTTATCCGCGGAGACGCGCATCTGAGGCGCTTCTAAAAATCTAGCGCTGCTGAAGTCTTTACTGGCGTATGGATTTGACTCAACTCATTTAATCGGGAGATCACAGCGAACTGGATTATCATTCAGGAGAACCCTGGATACATTATACTTTGCGTTCCCACAATGTATGGAATAAATCAGCGCTGCTTGTACATGTAAGTATATTGATATTTTGCTATATTTATATGCGTTTAATCTCAAGAATTAAGGTTGCAGATAGAAATGTTACAGTCTGGTGCTGTATAAGAGCATTTGGGTTTCGTAATAAACCCTTCTTTAATACTAATGAATCAACCAACTTAAGAACGCTTTAGAAGCAATTCTTTGCTGAACTGCTTTTATAGGTAGGctattatgtaataatattaagcGCTAGAATATAATTTGCAtaatatatgtgatcctggaccacaaaatcagtcttaagtagcaatagccaaaatacacgggtcaaaatgatttttcttttcttttatgccaaaaatcattaggatattaagtaaagatcatgtttcattaagatagtttgtaaatttcctgccgtaaatatatcaaaagttatttcttgattagtaatatgcattgctaagtactttaTTCGAAcaacttaaaaggcgattttctcactgTTTTTGAGaattagattccagattttcaaatagctgtatcttggccaaatattgtcatattcaaacaaaccattcatcaatggaaagtttatttattcagatgaacAATTTGACCCTTACGactcgttttgtggtccacatGTATTTTTATATCATATTGACtaacttatttttgttttactttgtagTACTTTTCACTTCTTCGTGGTATGGTGTCACGCAcaggtaaatatttattttattttgttcgtGTGTTTTTGTAACAAGTTAAAGTGCATGCCTTTGACAATAAATGTAGTGAATTGTGTACCTTTTTGACTCCATTATACTTTTTAGCAGGCTATATGCCAAAGCTTCGAAATGTATTAAATTCATACAGtttcaaaaaaatgtaaaccAACATTTATTGatgaaatacattaaaatagcatATAATGTCAGTTTATGTGTTATGGCATGGTAATAAACGCCGATTACTTATTTATGAATAAAACTTGTTTAAAATAATTTCGCGGCTGCTTTTATGTTTACTGAGGCCCTCTAGTGGGCTCAGAACCACTGCTTCCCATTAGAACTAATTCATTTTCTATTTTATGTTAGTCAGTCAGCACTCAATCGAGTCAGACTAGATAGAGTTAGATCAGTGCTCTTGCTGGCTTTTACAAAACGCATAAGGTTTTGCATTCCAGCAACAGAGAGAGAAATATATGTGATCTTATTTTCCCTTTGCATCGAAAAGGGGGAGAAGAATCACCCTTCTCCTAATTTTAAGCAGTATGTGAGGGAACAGGGCTCACTGACGGACCAGCTGAGCCGGCGGCAGGTTCGAGTCTATCAGCTGTACAGCCGAACCAGCGGTCGACACGTGCAGATCCAGGGCAAGAGAGTGAGCGCCACCGCCGAGGACGGAAACACTTTCGGTGAGTCGGTCATTCATTTACAGTAATTAACTCACGTTAGGTTTCGGTGCAGATAGCGCTGTTTTCGCGGCTGATTGGTTTACTAGCTGAAAAGGGGCTCGCTGATAGTTCAAACGACTTGTCTTTGCCTAATCGTTTCCCTTTTGTGTTGATTAGGATGTGTTAATTTGCTTCAAACAGCAAGGGGAAATGAGACTGATTTGACTAGGCAGGATTTCGTAAACACAGTGGGCTATGTGTGGAGTCATCGTTAAAATCATGAAAATCTAGCCTAAAATCTTACAAACTACTGCTGAATAATCTGCTTCACGAGGCAACATCTAAATTAACTGATGTAACATGACTCAGTCAGTCTGATTACACAAGTGAAATAATGTTTGCAGTATAGTCTGTGGAATTCATAAATGGTTACAGTATTTTGTTTGTTGCTAACATTTGTGTTGCATTACAGCCAGACTTTATGTGGAGACGGACACCTTCGGAAGTCGTGTTCGGATCAAAGGAGCAGAAAGTGGCAGATACCTGTGCATGAACCGCAGGGGGAAGCTAGTAGGCAAAGTATGTAACATTATCTTACTTGGagatttctgagaaaaaggttttttattttttgctgggGGAAGTGTATCAGATTTTTAAGGCAATTGGATTTTGCATGTCGTAAAAAAAAGTTTGATCATTAAGTTGTATCTCTGTTTTAGGGTAAAAGTGTTGTCTAAAAGGGGGTTTTTCAAATTGGGGTCTGAGGGCCACAATGGTGTgctaaaaagtgtaaaaataaagaaattaatacatggTAAAAATAAGAGCAAGCAAATAAATTAAGACagatataaacaaaacatttgttcaataattaatcaaataatatatatcacacacaaacacacacacatttaaataaatagcCTAAATAAAAAAGTAGACAAAATTAgattaatatataaattacttatttatttatacattaatgAATACAATACATAAGtaagtaaaaaaatgtttttgctttatttataaattatttatttataaatcatcAAATACAAAATCAAATTTTGCTTAAATGTCCCAGGGGCCACTATGGTGTGCTAAGTGGTCGTGAAAACATTTAgagaaaaactgtttaaaaagagtaaaaaataaataagtaaaaaacaaaaaacaaggaaaaattatggtaaaaaaaaataagataaaaataatcaattaaaaaacagataaataaataaaataaataaatgaatacatatttagataaaaaataataatataaaaatatcacacacacaaaaattttaatttaaatacatagatacaatatttatttggttatttatttatacaacattaaaataatatttaaataaataaatgtaaaattctcttaaaaataaagttaaggGTGATGctatagaaaaaaacattttttggtaccccaaagaaaaaagttttaaatatctaaagaacttttttttttttttttactgtaaagaacattttgtggAATAGAATGGTTCCAGTGCcaataaaaaaactttatttttgagtgtATAGTAGTTTAGTGAGTACAAAAAACagctttatatatatttactatatattttcaaataatattGTATATTAGTATAGTATACAGACACTCTTAAAAAACTGGACTGCCAGGTCTGTGGTGGAAAACAGCTTTCACACCCATTCTGTGTTTAGTCAGATGTTAAGCCTCTTCTTCCTTCACGGAAGTGGAAAAAATGTCTTAAGCGCTATGGATTTGCCGTGAGACAAAGCGCTGGGACAACTAGATGGAGACAGTGAGGGCATGAAGTGAACCGTGTTGAGAGATGAGGGCACTGGGAGTGAGGAAGAATAAATAATGATGGGCAGAGCGAGTCAAAACACTGCTTATATAAGATCCAAACCGTTTGAAAGCACTATTGGAAATGACAAAACAAGCTACTAAAACAAAGTCTgtcataaaaacaataaaatagcgGTTTATCTTGGTGGCTgccatgttgagatcacatgaccagtgGCTACatgcacttaaagggatagttcagtcaaaaatgaattctgtcattaattactcaccctcatgccgttccaaacctgtgagactttccctcatcttcgaaacacaaatgaagtcatttttaatgaaatccgagagctttctgattgcagctgacacattcaaggccctgaaagatagtaaggacattgttaaagttCAGTTAAATAACATGTGACTTTATCTCTCTTTCTCACAGCCTAATGGGAGAGGACGGGACTGCATCTTCACAGAGATCGTCCTGGAGAACAATTACACTGCTTTCCAGAATGCTAAATATGAGGGCTGGTACGTGGCCTTCAGCAGAAAAGGTCGGCCCATCAAGGCTTCCAAAACCAGGGAGAACCAGCGGGAAGTTCACTTCATCAAGCGCCTCCACAAAGGACCGCTCCCCTTCCCAAACTCGGACCAACCCAAACACTTCGAGTTCATCAGCTTTCCACCGACCCGCCGGGCGAAACGCAACAGAAAATCCCACTCTGCTTCCTAACACTGTGCCACACAAACTGTTTTCCTGTTAATAATAAGAAGAGgcagctttatttttatatattttcgtACTTAATGGACTTGAAAAAGCCAGCAACGCCGAGTGGatgctcattgtaaaggggtggctTGTAAATATGGTAAGATAGTAAAAGagaatgtatatatttaattaaggtGGTATTTGTATGTGTGTTGTGTGAGCATTTTGTAAAGACTTTAAGGCAATATGCTCAATATTAAAcacaataaaagagcaatttccctTTGAGGGGAATATAAACGTGAAATGAAATATAAATCAACATCAGTTTCAACCAAAGATGTTGTAGATTACCTCATGTGTCTGggatagaaataaataaatatgagtcTTCAAATGATTCTCATCAATTGTTTCACTATGTTATAAGCAACAAAAAGTTttgggttaaagggatagttcacccaaaaatgaaaatttgatgtttatctgcttacccccagggtatccaagatgttggtgactttgtttcttcagcagaacacaaacgaagatttttaatgaaaaccggtgcagtctgtcagccaaataatgggagtggatgggcaccatcattttttgcgagaaactgagcagtatttatataattttgtttacttttgatacacagccacgtccatctgtccctagcatgagtttagcatccggctcgtgacatgtgaacgcgctctggcgtaggatacgcaaacgccagaagcgatctgtcgcatgaatacaacactcattgtttacacagtgcacagagatagggctgcaacgattaatcgaacgatgttgtgaggcgcgtttagtcaatgaagccggtactttgattagtagtaaatccccatcacgtgcgttcagctggagctgCAATTCAAACACtccgccgtaaatcactgacaagccacgccaaatcgcgttcaaaatcgaattcgattttcagatttgatcaaagtaccggcttcattgactaaacgcacctcacaacatcgtttgattaatcgttgcagccctacacagagattgtgggtatagcggctattcaaaatggtaattacttgcgcttatcctgattgttcaaaccaattcaaagctaaaagattatgtttgcttgcgcaaactcatccggggcttttcaccgatttccccttacggcgtttgcgtattctacaccagagcgcgtacaTGTGTAACAAGCCGGATtaaaagctcgtgctcatgacagatggacgtggctgtgtatcaaaggtaaaaaatgatataaatactgttcagtttctcgcaaaaaaaacgatcgtttcgtgtcttaggacatcaatgtatcgtcacgagtcgcagggtgtaatttgtatttgtctgtgcgtggttttgtttatttttaaaggtctggtgcccatccactcacattatttggatGGCAGACtgcatttcattaaaaatctttgtttgtgttctgctgaggaaacaaagtcacctacatcttggatgccctgggggtaagcagataaacatcaaattttcatttttgagtgaactatccctttaagtaagattaggctattattattttttattatgaatacTTTTACTCAACAAGGATGAATTAAATGGATTAAGAGTGACAAAGatctgcaaatcagcatatgtgaatgatttctgaatgatcatgtgacactgaagactgcagtaatgatgctgaaagggTACATTTCTTACTTGCCAATGGCTAAAAGCACCTCCATGCCTCATAAATTTATAATCAGTAATTTTTCTTCAAATCGAGTGTTTTTACGACGCATTATCAATCGGCCACTGAACGTAATCAATGCAACTCaactgaatgaaacttgcatattttgcttattattcctgctgaaaatggtcaattattgtcatgttttaggctgtactaatcagGCATACTGGGGAAAATATTTGGAGTACAAAAGGAGATCAAATCAAGGAGAATAAAAATAGTGCAAAAAATGTTTGTGGTTAGCCAAACTAAATCAtggtttccagggcaagaatcttgacaacatttgtgtttgttctcatcattttcagtcaggtaggttgaatattaggctaatatcttaataaatactgcttgtatgtatctttaccacccactgactttagtttgtcaaaatattgcaccctttcctgcttttCAAGTCtttttctatatgatttagcagcttccacacgtttttttcctggtttagacagcataaattggcagaacaatgtattcagaaGTAAGTTACACtgaccgtgcaatccatgctgttgtttacatccgggtaactgaccaaattgtgccgtaagtgcaaaccctctattcacCAGCCATTAATTTTGAATCTTGTCGGCATGTTTACACGttcatatggaagcccgtttccgccactgaataaaaaaaaataaataaaatattgcgactttttttctcagaattgcgagatatactcgcaactcttgactttttttctcagaattgcgagttataaagtcagaattgcgagatataaagtcgcaattgcgagatataaagtcagaattctgagatataaactcgcaattgcgagaaaaaatgtcagaattctgactttttttctcgcaattgcgactttatatctcgcaattctgacttttgtttctgttcatttgtggCACTTTCTGGCAAAGCACAATAGAAAACGTagatcttgtcttgttaaaaggacatattatgtcataaaaacgatatgaTTTTCCCTTTATAGAAAATATATGATTTGAGCGAGCTGcgattgtccgcgctgccttcgccacagtcctgacataaaggaggatctgcacgctgctgaagttatagaaatacactgttttaagtattttaatgtaatgtttcagttgtagcagcatgtgtattaggattaatctgtacaacaactgcactcagacccagaggatataactaacagcaaatccaaatactaaccgaaagagaaaaaaaaaagagaaatgacaaacaatttgattgtattatgatgacgatgatgatttcgttctgtcttaaaattaagaaattaaaaaaaaaaataaaaaattaagctagaattttttgattttttgttcatttttcgtcTTTACCGTCTgtaccatcatgcagaataaatgttcgtctaATGTatcgctctgcaaattagtcacaataacgtttctctATAATAGTTGGctatatttcttgcaaatatACATCTCATTTAATgcgcaacactgcacttctcgggtggGCGGCGCTGGCgcgataaataaatataaatgtcttctttattttatgttcttccacaataacaacacaacattacaaaatgcttttgtaaaaatacaatacaacTAACTGGTAATGAGGAGGAAATGCCATTCACGTCATTCACTTGCAGCACTATTGATGTTCTTGACAAAGGTACTACAAGTTGCCTGTTGTATGACGACCAAAATGgccaaagatttttaatgatcaTGAGCGCTGTGAAATTGTGAAAAAAGGCCTAGTCCTAGTAACCAATGCAGTGTTTCCACAAAACAATGAAACAGTTCCTCGACGATTCACAAAAAACAATTATGAGATTGTAATGAAAAATGGAGAGAAAATCAAGAGATCATGGCTTATATACTCTATCAGCACAGATGCGGTATACTGCTATGCATGCAACCTGTTTGATAGAAGATTGTTCTGTATCTGTTCTGTAAAGATTTTagattaatattttgttaaagaatatgcacttaaataaaaataaaataataaaataaactatttatgttatattatgtgttttgactattttttgcatgttgtataaatgtatatttaggtAACAAAGATATATTAATGAAATAATCTTTTAGAAGGGCCTCATCTATTCATTTTGCCTGGGTCCCACACTTCACCTTGGTTCGCCTCTGCTCATATGTAATCAAATATTTTCTATAACGGGAAAATCATATcatttttatgacataatatgtccttttaacaagacaagatctccgtttcctattgtgctttgccagagtgtcacaaataaacagaaacaaaagtcagaattgctagatataaagtcgaaattgcgagaaaaaaagtcagaattctgactttttttctcgcaattgcgagtttatatctcagaattgcgactttatatctcgcaattctgactttataactcgcaattctgaggaaaaaaagtcagaattgcgagtttttatctcgcaattcaagtttcaattcaagtttatttgtatagcgcttttcacaatacaaatcgtttcaaagcagctgtacaaaaaaaatgtaggctactaatatatttagtagcttattagtggtgactactgtatgttaagtcgatgtacatatggtataaatattaaaaacagtaatggtgtaatcaaaaacagatgattaacactaatagtaatgattatgtgttgcaatcaaacttgtagaaaaatggtgtagtgctgtatgttgtttcaaggctggcatcatcggcggtcctctgaggggttggcatcatctcttcttctgaatccaggctgaatcttgtgtaattcctagttaccacgggatggaaatcccgtggcagaaacagagaaacaaatagagaaataattagcgtagctgctgctccaaccaagcaaaaattatgtgttttgcccaagctgaagaatgttgatgtgcatttgatcagatgtaactgaagtacaatgttatgagataaattatgtaaatgcttggctaaagagatgagtctttaatctagatttaaacatagagagtgtgtctgaaccccgaacgttatcaggaaggctattccagagtttgggagccaattgtgaaaaggctctccctcctttagtggactttgctatcctaggtgctactaaaagtcgagagttttgcgaccttagggagcgtgagggattgtagcgtggtagaagactagttaggtatgcaggagctaaacccttataggtaagaagtaatattttgtaagtgatacggaacctaataggtgtCAGGGTTCTGTCACTTCGGTCTAGTTTTCTTGTGGTTTTGTGACAGAGCCCTGACACTCTCACCATGTCTTGTTTTCATGTTGTCTGCGTGCCTTGTTTCTTGTTGGAGTGTGGTGTTCGGATCCCGGTACTCATGTCTTGTTGAGTTTTGGTATTGTGTCGGGGTTCGGACACTCACACTCCATGTTCCGTTCTGCTGTGGGAGAGTGCGGTCTTGAGTTTTCTCGGGCCGTATGCTCTCCTGTCATGTGGATTTGTCTTTTGTATTTTCTTGTCTTGTGGTGTTGCACGCGGCTTGTTTTCTGCTGCGTGCTTTCATGTCATCTTTTGTGTGAACACGCAGCTTATGAGTTTTCTCATTAGCTGTGTGTTCATGTCTTGTTTTGTTCAAGCACATGGCTTGT
Above is a genomic segment from Garra rufa chromosome 15, GarRuf1.0, whole genome shotgun sequence containing:
- the fgf17 gene encoding fibroblast growth factor 17 — its product is MYGINQRCLYITFHFFVVWCHAQGEKNHPSPNFKQYVREQGSLTDQLSRRQVRVYQLYSRTSGRHVQIQGKRVSATAEDGNTFARLYVETDTFGSRVRIKGAESGRYLCMNRRGKLVGKPNGRGRDCIFTEIVLENNYTAFQNAKYEGWYVAFSRKGRPIKASKTRENQREVHFIKRLHKGPLPFPNSDQPKHFEFISFPPTRRAKRNRKSHSAS